The following nucleotide sequence is from Schistocerca serialis cubense isolate TAMUIC-IGC-003099 chromosome 4, iqSchSeri2.2, whole genome shotgun sequence.
GACTCAGAGTATATTACACCAACTCTTTCCCATCTTGGATTAGTTCAGCTATTATGAATTAGTGGCAGAAGAAATTACAAATCATACCCAACTGGTGATTagagagattagattagtacttgttccatagatcatgaatatgacacttcgtaatgatgtggaacgtgtcaggttaataaaaggtgtctatacaagatattacatgacacttaaattatttttttgtgggggtggggaaattactcacttactatatccaaaaattcatctggtgagtaggagttgccattcagacattcttttaatttccttttaaatgctatatggttatctgtcagacttttgatgctattaggtaagtgaccaaagacttgtggcagcataatttacccctttctgagccattCAAATGAGATGTGAAGGATTACATATGGCTTTTGCTTTGCCTTAGTTTTAGACTTTCAGTGCCTAATAACTGTGGATGTAATTAAAATGTGAAATAGTAAGCTGTACCTTATTTATCACAGTATTAAAAACATGTATTAGCACACACTTCTGCAGTAAATACACCTACTTACACCAAAATAAATGTTAATTCTTTTCAAAAACTGGCATTATTCATCCACTGGAGTATATAGAGATGCCACTGAAATAATCATAGTCTGTAATGGATAACCATGAAACTAGTGCTTTTCCAATATTGCATATGTAAATATTGTGCTGTACCAAGTTTGTTAAAAAACATGTTTTATGATATGAAAACAATACTGCTGCATCTACTGATGTTTTGGCAGTAACTAGCCCTCCAACAGCTGGAATCTTTAGAACTCCATGGCTCGAAAATTTATGATCATGATCTCTACCCATTACATCTCCTTTCAGCCTTCAAAACAATATCAAGTACTGCTTTTCAGCCCTTATGAAAGAAATTACAAATCTGCACCCAAATACATTGCTATTCATGTCAAGGggattagttttatgtggccaCTTGTGCAGATTGAGAACATTCACAAAACTTGGAATTTTTCCCTTGTAATATTTATTCCTAATGCAAAAACTGCAACCTGTTGCCCTATGTAATGTTCACAACATAACACTAGATATTATTTACATCAGCGCATTTATTTGAACAAATCTGTTAAATAAGTGTtccatttatttataaataaaacaacagCTTTACAGGactatttcataaatttctttattGTTGAGCTATATCAGTCCCAAGCCACTATAGTACTAAATGGTTGAATACATTTATGGAAAAGTGACATCAGCTTCAGACACCCCTTTCCTCCAAACTTTATCTTTAAATACTCACAGCTGAGCACTTCAAGTGATCTGGTACTAGGAAAATGTTTCAGAATAATTTAGACACACTGTAGACATAGCCAATCACTCAGTGTCAGATATAGTGGAAttacaggcattttttttttttttttaaaaagaggaattGTTTGAGAATATCTTTTGAATACATAAGAAAATATACATTTTAATTACGCCCATGGGAGTCTACCAATAGGGGAATTGAAAAAATCTTTATAGTGTTCCCTTACAACAAAAGCAGATGATGTAGCTGAACCACCTTGTCCAGTTAGCTCCTGCAACACAAGGGTCCCATTTGCTGCTTCAGTTTGTGCATAAACATTTTCTTTGATATAGTTGTGAAGAATACATGTTGCCATCACTATCTTGTCCACATTCTCTGGCATTGAATTAATTCTCctaaaaaaaattctaaatttctGGGCTAATTGCCCAAACGCATTTTCTGAGACTCGGCGAGCTCTGGATAGCCTGGCGTTAAAAGCACTCATGGCAATATCACCACTTGCTTGACTTTTTGGATATGGCCTTAATAAATAAGTTTTTAGTGGGAAGGCTTCATCACCAACAATCACATGTGGCACTACAACATCAGTACCAGGAAGTCTCTTATCTCCTGGCACTTGCAATTTGCCAAGTTCCAAGGCTTTCCCCAACTTTGAATGGGCAAATATGCCCCCATCACTATTTTTACCATAAGACCCAATGTCTACGTTTATAAACTTATAGTTGGCATCAACTAGTGCAAGAAGAACTATGGAAAATGTTTGCTTATAGTTATAAAACTGGGATCCACTGTTTGGAGGAGCCACAATCTGAATGTGTTTCCCATCAATTGCACCGATACAATTGGGAAAGTTCCATAGATCCAAAAACTGTTCAGCTATTTGTTGCCAGTCTTCTTCTGTTGGAGTTGGCATTACTTCAGGTAACATTGAATCAATTATTGCCTGGCATACTTCCTTAACAATGTTATGGACAGTTGAGTGCCCAAGTCGGTAACTGAACGATAATGTGAGAAGGGAATCACCTGTCGCCAAGTACCTGAAAAACATTAAATTAGTCATGAATAAAGAGCCATATAGAAAATTTATCTAGCATAACTTACAATGCAGTAAGAAATGCTGAGTGTTTAAAGTCACACACAAATATTACACATTCACAAACATTAATAGTGCACAGAGCAAATAACTGTTACAATAAGTGGCTAAAGTGTGTTATTGGAACACCCTTCTCCCCCTCCACCATCACGAAATCTAGGTTGCAGTGCTAGATATTACGAAAAAGATATtaatatacactggaaaacaatactatgttatttatttcatattcttAACAGTTAACACCGACGGAAAACAATAAACATATTGTTGAATGTGCTTCACACGGCTTTTCAAATACAGTAACACAGAGAAAAATCGGGGATTAAAGCCAGTGCAACTTGCAGAAGTTTACGCTTCAGTCATAATATAATTTTACGACAAACAGAAGATAAAACAAGAATCGACAAAGTTAAGAAACATAAATGTTTAAACTGAGCATACCTTAAGCACACCATCAGCTTCTGTCGTGGTGATATTGGACACCTAAATCTTGAATTTTTCTTCATAATCCTCGTCTGTATCTTGCTTAAAAGGTAAAAAAATTGTTGTTtagacattctaaaatatttgaagaAGGACGATTCCTCCTCTTCCAGCTCCTTGTAAAGGGTATGAAACTCTCCTTCGCATTCTCGGCCTTTTAACATATTCCTGACCCACACTCTTTTTGGTCGccgttcttcttcctcttcatcaagGGCAATTGCAATCATTGCAAGTTGCTTCAGACTGAATTTTGGCATTTTATGAAGATCCGAAACTGCCGATAATAAACCAATAGACTACAAAAGCGCCTCTGGCGAGTGTATTATGAACCATCACACGACGTTGTGTCGACGTTGACGTGCCGTctagtgtgaatgctcagaaatttCTCTGACCGTCGACGGTCCAAAACGTGACGATGACGTTCCGTTAAGTGTGAATCCTCCTTTATGGGCATGTTTAACATGCCTTTGAGAAGAGAATGAACACTTGAACGACGACGAGTCATTACAGCTGCACCTTTGTAGCTCTAAGAAATAAATATCTGAATTATCCACAGCATCCAGCAAAGTTTCTTCAAGCGAGTCTCCAACGTTTTTGCATCATGTTCACGAGGAGTGATGAAAGTTCAAAACTTCCTGCTACAGCCTGACTGCGACGGCCCGCGGAGATGGCAGAATGTTGGATGACATCAGAATGCGAGCCGATGAGTAGGTGTGCCTTCTCCAGTGGTGAGTGGTAGCGTTCTGCAGAGATCAAACAAGGGAGTCGCATGCATTGCTAACCGACTTCATACTGGAAGAAAATGCATTTCGGAAAATCGAATTATTCAGCGTAGGTATATGTTAAAGTTTACTAGTGAAACACAGAGAATTGTTTGGAGAgtggaacaaaaatgttcaaatgtgtgtgaaatcttatgggacttaactgctaaggtcatcagtccctacacactacttaacctaaattatcataaggacaaagacacacacccatgcacgagggaggactcgaacctccgccaggaccagccgcacagtccagagaGTGAAACATGTTCTGTGAGAGTTTACGATCAGATCCTAATAAATTCCATGAATCCATGATAGTATCTGTTTCCACACCAGATTATACAGTAAAACGCGCTCAGAGTGCACGTGTATAATTCGGAAATCTGCGCAAACCGTACaagcagtgctgtttttctgggggaacgctgggggatgcgtacccctaaactttttcgtccacaaagaattttttttacgatgttgagacgagaacttggaagagtgcaaaatatttatttcacggacctaaattttttatttcattttttcgtgttggtaattgcaatacgaacgataccagtgagGTTTtagtgggaaaagcgatgtcattgactgtttcaaacaTTCCGAAGCTGCGGctaccgttctcgacaactgatcgctggcagccagttcgacaagcacgTAGTgtcctcgcccgctaatagtgggcggcggtagtgctaaacggatatgcgtacgctcaaacaccgagctaccgatagatgtctctgcGGTGCCGCTACCATGATGCTTCGCGATTCATAGACAAttagcccggtccacacgcaaagATCTGTCtacgcagacatcggcgcagatgtctgtacatgcaaaagatcgctgcaaatgtggtgtgttcacacgacacaaaccccaatctactactcgcccgccatctgtcggtgtagaaaagaaatatcagtggcaagcgactacgctccccgaaaacgtcaaaatttaattcagttattttgaaaaatagaaatggaggaagttctgttgtggtctgtgttcgcaacttgtgttgcaaaaaacattcagaccaaccgcaggaaacagagaaagcggtcaaaatggtgcagacagtggctgctaaagcgaaagcagttttgtcacgtaaatttactgcgagagttgcagggcgaacctgttttgttttacataaactcgtgttccatttcctcgcacgtTGGCActtcaatttcatcttcaattgtactcctgcttggtcttggcgtttcttgatcactaagaaagccaagcagatcaaaataccataacgttggctggtatacttgatctactcctacactagatcttctagatttctgaactttggataactcttttcggtaaacagttcgctgacagactaatttacttgacttgccttcatgaactcatccttcaggaaagcgtaaatagcttcacatgtgttgggtattatttcactcaatgcttgtttcgatattgcagatgaaaaatccaaatcattgtagctccttcctgttgctaggaatcttaatgttactgccaggcgttcatgaggagaaattgcccttctcatacaagcattttttctcataatatgaggggttacatgctttaagagataattataagtttcgacatccatccgcaaataatttcgcccgTTCGCaacgtaattatttttttattaccgtttctctgtttgccgaggcgccaactgcccgcaatttttcaattagagcattgtatgctgctgtctttttgtcttggtcactattttctttacttttaatcttccacaaacatgggtggtttctgtatatttcaatgaattcacttacaaactctcgagaacactgacgagtatcagccattttaatgccctgtgcacacaaatacaaacactagactgagcaaacagctgtttcgcgccagatttgcgacgatctcctgtccacacgctccaacttgtctgcgtaGATGTGGTTTGAACAGACAGATTTGAGAgctttcgctcaaacctccaactccaacttccaggtttgcacacacctcaggttggtgcaaatcttctgtccacacgcaacgatctgtctgcgcagatgttatgtgcgcagacatttgcgcagacagatcgttgcgtgcggATGGGCCTTAATAGACAtgtttgttttgcaatttgttgtttgcgaacttttacagtgtgtcctgtctttcgttgcaacttgtaaaagttggaggtgagagatgagcagaaaactaTTTTACTTGTTCTTCTGCATCTAAAAAACCAAAAACTGTCAACAATTCGTGTGCGAATGAAAGACCAGGAAGTTCAACATCAATGGATGACgaaagtgaaactgtaaacctgagcACTGAATCTACGTGTGAAAATGCAGTGAACGAACTTGTGCATGATAGAAAATTAAATGATAGTCCAGAATGTTGGACTATGGAACAAGAAAGCGCAATTTGTGAGAAAAATGACTGGTTGATCGTTTCAAACAAAAAACTTGACTGCAGAATTTGCAAAGAAGTAGGAAGTTTAGGtgtagaaagaaataaacaagtcATGAACATTGCCCAGCCTTGGGCTACAGTATATgtgtcatcttcaggtggttccagaaaagaagaaatggtttctttgcgtaaaaaaatatttaaacataaagAAAGTTccgctcaaaatggctcaaatggttcaaatggctctgagcactatgggacttaacttctgaggtcatcagtcccctagatcttagaactacttaaacctaaataacctaaggacatcacacacatccatgcccgaggcaggattcgaacctgcgaccgtagcggtcgctcggctccagactgtagcgcctagaaccgcactgccactacggccggcccgttCCGCTCATCAAGCTGCTGCCCAAATAATACTTCGTGCCGAATAGAAGGCTATGGAAAACGCTTGCATTAGTGCGTTTCAAAATGAACAGGAGGTGACAGCAAATATATTTCACACCGCTTATAAGGTTGCGGAAAAGAACCAAGCATTCAATGATTTTGAGACCGAAACTGACTTGCAAGAACTTACTGGAGTTGACATGGGCCGcatttttttgtagttcgacatgttgatgacgtcatggctcaAAGTAGACGTGTAGTATCCCATGCTTCCGTtacaagtaattttcgctgcattatatccaatgtcggagtaccctcaaacttttttttttttttagaaaaaaagcactgcgtacaagtatttcagtcccgACGCATTCAGTGCACTTTTACATGCTGATCTTTTGTATAAAGCGGAACGTGCCTAACGCGGAAACGGAAAGCAAATCTTAGAACAtacttaataattcattgtataatgcGTAAAAGAGCCTGtacagtactactgtattacagtTCATTAGTTATTCAAGACTAAAAGGACGTAATACATCTGTTAAGCGGCGCAAAACCAAGAGGTCCGGCACAGCACGGCGCTGCAGTTGTGGACCTAAAACCGCGCCGCTCTGTGCGACAACGAAAACGTTACGCTCAGTGTCGGTGCAGTACATCAAAGGAAGCGGTTCGTTCGTCAACGTTAAGTTTGTCGGCTTTTTCGTTTTCCTCATTATTGACGCACGCCAGTGCATGCAGGAACATCGGTACACATCTACCAACACTCTGCAACAATGTGCGCAGTGAAGAGGTGGGTATTTTGTTCCGTTAAACAAAGGTTTTACCCGGCAAGGCCATTATTTTCTACCTGTTTCAGTTACTAGAGCACTTTAAGAGATACATTAACATAATTTCGAGCAAACGGTATGTGTCGTTAACGCTTACCGAAAAGGTTAATGTAATCGAGGCGAGTGAGAAAGACAAACTCTCTGTGCACGAAATTATGTTGCGTTTCAAATGcggtaaaacacaaatttctgaGACTTTAAGAAACAAGGATAAAATTCGGGACGAATGGGTAAAAGGAAACGGACGGATGGAAAGAAAGGCGAAGAAGgccggaaatgaagaaattaacggaATAGTATCGGTATGGTTCGTAAGTGCGCGGCCAAAAAACTTACCTTTATCTGGACCCATGTTGCAGCGTGACGTTCTGAAAGTCGCTAAAGAGCTTAGAAATACGCAGTTTAAGGCATCCACATAATGGCTGGACAGTTTGAAAGCTAGGCACAACAtcgtgtggaatgaagtgtgtggggaagctGAGGATGTGCAGGGAAGTGTAGCAACAGAATAGATGACAATACTGTccaacttaaatgtgaattgtgacCCGAAAGACAGGACTGTTTCATCGCGCGCTGCCATCACTAGCAATTCGAGGTGAAAAGTGCACCGGCAgaaaaatgtccaaggaaagactcactgtactactgtgtggaaacatgttaggtgaaatgAGAAGCCACTGGTGATCGCACAGGCAGCAAAACCGCGTTGTTTCAAAAACCTAGATGTCAGTAAGCTTCTAGTCACATGGCATAGCAATAAAAAGGCGTGGATGGTGAGTGGTCTTATGGAAGAATGGTTGGGCTCTCTCAAcgccaaaatgaaaaaaggaaatcgtCAAGTTCTCTTTTTCCTAGACATTGTAACATGCCACCCGAAAGTAACGTTATCAAACGTGAAATTAGCTTGGTTCCTTGCAGGTTCAACCAGCCTCACACAACCCATGGACCAGGCAATTATTTACACATTCAAGTGTCATTATAGGCGATTACTGATACAATCTCTTATTCTTAGTGTTGAAGAAGCTGAATGTGTGTTTGCTCTTGCATGGTCAGTTTCAGTCCTGGATGTAGTAAATTGGATTGGcttagcagtaaaggaaataaagccTGAAATTGTCACCAAGTGTTTCAACAAAGCAGGGTTTGGGGGTGAAAAACAAGACGCTTCTGTGGCCATCTAAGTTGAAAAAAATGCAGCAGCAattgctgaattaatgaaaatgcgaaacatttcatgtaaGTGCAGAGGATTACATTCGAAGTGATGATTTTCTGTCAACTAACTCCACTTTcacttcagcaacagatttaatagaaatccgcaacacagaggatgatgaagaacaaacaaaggaaaaagaagagGAGCAAAATGATGTCCGAAGAAAAATTAATACGCCTGAAGAGGCCATTACATGCATAAACgatgttatgcaatttgcagcacacGCAAAATTCTCCCTACTTGTTGGAACTATTGTCTGGTGCAAAAAATTGCCTAGAAGAAACaattttgaagaggaaattaaaacaagtttcccTCCTTGATATGTGCCGAAAAAAGTGAAACGTAAAGCAAATTAACCTGTTAATAATATGTATCTAAATGCAATAATAAACGAATTTAGAGTAAAAATGTAGAAATGTTATTTGTCAATTAGTATGTTATTTATCACTTAGTGTAACAGTCTATCGTCCAGTAGCGTATTCAGTAAATGAACATTTACTGTGCTGGAGTGAAGGTACACAAATACAGTATATACGTAATTAGACATTTTTACTATACTTTTGTACATGAAACTTGACAAATTTTACCTAGCCCAGAGTTTTGTGTAATCCGGAAGcttgtccaatttggaaaattattttagtcccagaTGATTCCATTTTCAGCACGTTTTACTGTATTTGGAAAAAGATCGATGCACACTTGAGAATACCCTGCATAAGTTCACCACTAGTGACAAGAAATGTGCGCGGCACGTTTGTGAATTATTTTTGGCAGAATATAATAAAACGATTAAAACGTTTGCTTACCTTCAGTATTAAGCTTCATTGGTATTTCACTCCATATATACTTCCTGAAAACTGGAAAATTCAGTCAAACAAGTTACTTTAGTGATGTGCAGATTTTTAAGGCCGGGTGTCTAGAAACAAGCCCCACGGGAACGGTGAAGTTGGGCGACCAACTGTGGAAAGTGATTGATGGACACAAAAATCATGACCATCCGACAAGGAGTTTGGACGTTCACGCCCCATAACAGAATGTGGAGTGCAGACCCTTGCCCGATCTGTAAAGCAATGCAGGCCACTATCTGTGACAGATTGAACGGCACAGTACAATGCTCACGCAGATACAAGTTTTTCGGAACACGTCGTCCAGCACTTATTGCTGAACAAGGGGTTCCAACTCAGGCGACTTCAGTTTGTTCGCATGTTGAACCAGCAACATTGTCTCAATTGTGATAGCAGCAGGCAAAAGTACTGAGAAGCTGTTTACTGCAGCATTGCTAATATTTCTTTCTGTCTTGTATTCGACGCTTTCAACCTAAATATGTGAGAAAAAGAAGGTCGAATTGCTAAATGATGTCGCATTGTGTTTCCAATGATGATATCTTGTTTTGTAAGGTTGATTACGCACAAAATACTCACAATAAACTTGTAATTTGTGTCTATATTTTTAAGAGAAATATATATTGTTTTTAACAGCACAGGTTGCAAAGTCATTTCCAGCTAGATCATTTCCTTTATTCATGTTTTGGTTAAAAGCACTGACCATAGGGCGCGACCCTCTTGTTTCTATAATTTTAGACAAACATTAGCTGAAAAGAAAGTTATTTGGTTTACATTATGTACCTCGAAGCGAGGTTGGAGACCGATGATAGATTCTGGCACATTATCTCTGCTTGGTAGTTAGTTATTTTCAGTCATCAAATAAGGTATAGCGAAATAGGTTGCTGTTGCTGAACTTCAGACTGTTATGCATAGTAACACTGCGTCACAGAGTCGTATTCATTTTATGTACAAGAAATAAGGGAGTGCTACTGAACAGTTCTTATACGGATGCTAAGCTATTACATTCACTGTGAATG
It contains:
- the LOC126473977 gene encoding uncharacterized protein LOC126473977, translated to MPKFSLKQLAMIAIALDEEEEERRPKRVWVRNMLKGRECEGEFHTLYKELEEEESSFFKYFRMSKQQFFYLLSKIQTRIMKKNSRFRCPISPRQKLMVCLRYLATGDSLLTLSFSYRLGHSTVHNIVKEVCQAIIDSMLPEVMPTPTEEDWQQIAEQFLDLWNFPNCIGAIDGKHIQIVAPPNSGSQFYNYKQTFSIVLLALVDANYKFINVDIGSYGKNSDGGIFAHSKLGKALELGKLQVPGDKRLPGTDVVVPHVIVGDEAFPLKTYLLRPYPKSQASGDIAMSAFNARLSRARRVSENAFGQLAQKFRIFFRRINSMPENVDKIVMATCILHNYIKENVYAQTEAANGTLVLQELTGQGGSATSSAFVVREHYKDFFNSPIGRLPWA